Below is a window of Planctomicrobium piriforme DNA.
ACCCGCGAAATCAAGGTGGATAGAGCCGATCAAGTGATCCCTCCTGGAACCGGAGAAAGAACGGAAGGCTACACTTCCTTCATGACATCACTAGCCTGCCTTGCTTTCCAGCATTTCCCACCACACTTTGCCACGCCGCATGGAGATTGGTTGGCCTGGAATGCGGCTGCGTCAGATAGAATAGGGTTGACGACCAATGCTAGCGGAGTGATGGCGTGGGCGCGTGATGAGTGTGAGATAAGCGTGATACGTTGGACAGATGGCAACGAACATGCTGGACCTGAGGAAGAGTATATCGCTGACGGATGGCTTGTTCTGGCAAATGATGCAGCTTACTCGCTAATCCTAAGCGAGTTGCCTCCAGTTTCGAGACTCCGGTCAGTCTCCAGAAGTCGAGTTGGCCAATCGCCCTCCAGCCGTGTCTGGCATTCTAGCTTGAACGAGAGTCAGTGATTCACCCTAGGTGCATGAATGGGGAGAAACGGTGATCAATGGGAGGTGACTCTCCACACGGCCGTCGCCGTCCACTGCTTGCCGGCTGACGTGAAATGCCCGTCACTGTTCAGTCGGCCTGCAATGGCCTGGTAGCTTGCCCCCTGTTCCCGCATTTCCTGAATTGTCGGTATCAGGAAGGAGTAGGCGTCGGTTGCCGCTTTCGTCCGGGCGATGGCTGCGGCTTTAGTAGCTTCCTGCCAGCCCCGACGATCTTCCCGGCCTGCCCAATGGCCGTCGCGAGCGGAGCCGAGTTTCACGCCACGGGCTTTTGCGGCTGCCAGTGCTGCCTTTGTGCGGTCGCTGATTCGCTGTGCTTCGTCTTCTGCAACGGCAGCGAGAATGTGAACCGTGAGGCGATTGGCATTGGGGTTGTCGCAGGCGACAAAATCGACGCCAGATTCCATCAACGAAGACAGGAACGCGACATTGCGAGAAAGACGATCCAGCTTGGCAACAACCAGCGTTGCCTTCGCCAACTTCGCGTGACCGATTGCCTTCAAAAGTTCGATTCGGTCGCTCTTTTTTCCTGACTCGACTTCGGTATAATCGCGCAGAATTGTTGCCCCCTGTCGCTCGGCAAACTCACGGACTGCGGACCTTTGACCATCAAGCCCAAGCCCCGATTGTCCCTGCTGCTTGGTGCTGACTCGGTAGTATGCGATGATGTTTGGCATTTGATATTGTCGGCTGATTTTGAAAAATCAATTGTTCGATTGTGATTTGATATCGACGATTTGATTGCTAAGTGTCGAGCGGTTTCGATGCGGTTCAACAAAACTATACTCCACCATTGACGTCCGTCGAAGGTGATGTAATGCATGGCAAGAGATTCTCATTCTTGCCGTAACAGTTGGAGTGGATGCACCTACTTGCTTAGATGTCGCAGCTCCGAACGAGAACGTCAAAAAAACTTTGCCTTTTCGTTTGAGTTTTGTATGCACGCTCTTATGATACGCTGCTACAGCCCTCAACGATTGTGTCGCACGCATTGCTTATTCGCGTGGC
It encodes the following:
- a CDS encoding recombinase family protein, whose product is MPNIIAYYRVSTKQQGQSGLGLDGQRSAVREFAERQGATILRDYTEVESGKKSDRIELLKAIGHAKLAKATLVVAKLDRLSRNVAFLSSLMESGVDFVACDNPNANRLTVHILAAVAEDEAQRISDRTKAALAAAKARGVKLGSARDGHWAGREDRRGWQEATKAAAIARTKAATDAYSFLIPTIQEMREQGASYQAIAGRLNSDGHFTSAGKQWTATAVWRVTSH